GTGTAGGTCAGTACACCGTCGGCCGACAGGCGCCGGTAGAGCGCGGTGATCGCGCGGTGCACCGTGTCGAGGTGCGGGAAACCGTGTACGACTTCGCTACCGTTCGCCACGATCGGTACCCCCTCCGCGTGTCCACGCACCCTCAACTCTACGTGCGCCCCCGCACGTCCTCGTGGCCGAAAAGGCGGTCTTGTGAGCCCCGTACGCCGGTCCCGACAATCGGACCGCGCCTTGACGGGCTCATGCCATGTCGTTGAGGCGCGCGTCTGGAACAACCCCCCACGAAAGGCAGTCAGTTGAAGAACACACTGGTGCGTTTCCTGCAGAGAGCGGTCGCGGCCGGCGCCGTCGTCCTCGCCGCGGTCAGCCTCCAGCCCACCTCCACCGCCACCGCCGGGACCATGCCGGTCGTCGGCGGCACCCGCGCCGCCCAGGGCGAGTTCCCCTGGATGGTCCGGCTCTCCATGGGCTGCGGCGGCTCGCTGATCACCCCGCAGGTCGTCCTCACCGCCGCGCACTGCGTGAGCGGCTCCGGCAACAACACGAGCATCACCGCGACCGCGGGCGTCGTCGACCTGCAGAGCAGCAGCGCGATCAAGGTCAAGTCGACCAAGGTCTACCAGGCCCCCGGCTACAACGGGACGGGCAAGGACTGGGCCCTGATCAAGCTCGCCTCGCCGATCACCTCACTGCCCAACCTCAAGATCGCCGAGACGACCGCGTACAACAGCGGCACGTTCACGGTCGCCGGCTGGGGCGCCACCCGCGAGGGCGGCAGCCAGCAGCGGTACCTGCGCAAGGCCACCGTGCCGTTCGTCTCCGACGCCGAGTGCAAGAGCGCCTACAGCGAGCTCGTCGCCGGCGAGGAGATCTGCGCCGGCTACAACGAGGGCGGCGTCGACACCTGTCAGGGCGACTCCGGCGGCCCCATGTTCCGCCGCGACAACGCAGGCGCCTGGACCCAGGTCGGCATCGTGAGCTGGGGCTACGGCTGCGCCCGGGCCGGGTACCCCGGTGTCTACACCGAGGTCTCCACCTTCGCCTCCGCCATCAAGTCGGCGGCGGCGAGCCTGTAACACGACGCACTTCCCGGGGGCGGGCCGACGGCCCGCCCCCGGGCCGTTCACGCCAGCTCCACCCGCTCGCCCGCCGGGCCCTCCAGCTCCAGCACCCACACCTCGTTCGGGCCCTCCCGCAGCACCGGCCCGGGCACGAACAGCGACTCCTGCGGGCCCACCGACCAGTACCGCCCCAGGCAGAAGCCGTTCACCCACGCGAACCCGCGGCCCCACCCCGGCAGCGCGAGCGCCGCGTCACCGGCACCCGCGACGTCCAGCACCACCCGGTACAGCCCCGGCCCGCCGCCGACGCCGCCACCGGGCCCCGGCCCACGCCCCGGCTCCGGCTCCAGCTCCGCGAACGGCACCTTCCCGACCGCCTCCGCCGTGAACGCGTCGAGCCGCAGCCCCCGCGCCCGCACCCCGTGCAGGTACTGCCGCTCGTGCCGCAGCCCGCCCGCGATCCCCTTCGGCTCCGCCTGCCGCGGCCCGTAGTTGACCCGGCCCAGCGACTCCACCCACAGCTCCACCACCGCGGGCCCGGCCACCGGCTCCGGCAGCACCGCGTCCTCCTCGTCGAGCACCCCCGCCCGGACCCCGTCCACGTACACCACCGCCCGGTCCCGCAGCCCCGCCACCGCCAGCGCGTACGGCTGCCGCGGCCCCGGCACCTCCACCCGGTAGCGCACCAGGCCCCGGTCCACGCCCAGCTCCTCGAACGACAGCGGCAGCGGCGCCACCCGCTCCTCGTCGCCCAGCACCTCCAGCACCTCCGCCGCCGCGGCCCACCCGGCCGGCACCGCCGACACCGGCGCACCCAGCCGCGCCGGCGGCTCCGGCACCTCGGGCAACGGTCCGTCCGCGTACGCCGCGAGCACCTCGCGGAACCGCCAGAACTTCTCCGTCGGCCGCCCCCGCTCGTCGATCGGCGCGTCGTAGTCGTACGAGGTCACCGTCGCCCGCAGCGCCCCCTCGTGCAGCTCACCGTCCCGGTTCGCCCCCGCCCAGCCGCCGAAGCTCGTCCCGCCGTGCGCCATGAAGACGTTCACCGACGCCCCGCACTCCAGGATCTCCCGCAGCGCCCCGGCCGCGTCCGCCGCGTCCCGCACCGCGTGCTCCGTGCCCCAGTGGTCGAACCAGCCGCACCAGAACTCCATGCACATCAGCGGCCCGCGCGGCTGGTGGCGGCGCAGCGCCGCGAACGCCTCCCGCGCGCCCGAGCCGAAGTTCGCCGTCGCCAGCACCCCCGGCACCGAACCCCCCGACAGCATGTGGTCCTCTGGCCCGTCCGAGGTGAACAGCGGCACCGTCACCCCGCACTGCGCCAGCAGGTCCGCGAGACGCCGCAGATACCCCCGGTCGGTGCCGTAGCTGCCGTACTCGTTCTCCACCTGCACCATCACCACCGGACCGCCCCGGTCGACCTGCCGCTCCACCACCTGCGGCAGCAGCCGCCGGAACCAGCCCTCCACGGGCCCCACGAACTCCGGATCGTCCGTCCGCACCCGCCGCCCCAGCGGCCCGGTCAGCCAGTGCGGCAGCCCGCCGTTCTCCCACTCCGCGCAGATGTACGGCCCCGGCCGCACGATCGCCCACAGTCCGGCCCGCTCCACCGCGTCCAGGAACCTGCCGAGCGCGTCCACGTCCCCGTACCGGCCGGGCTCCGGCTCGTACAGGTTCCACGGCACGTACGTCTCCACGCAGTTGAGCCCCATCGCGCGGAGCATCCCCAACCGGTGCTCCCACTGGCCCTCGTGCACCCGGAAGTAGTGCAGCGCCCCCGACAGCAACCGCACCGGCCGCCCGTCCAGCAGAAAGTCCGTGTCACCCACGGCGAACTCGCTCATGGGCCCACCTTCACCCTCTGGCGAAGGACGGGTCCATGGACAAAGATCGTCGCTGTTTGGACGTACGAGGAGGCGGCGCCGGATGTACCACACCTGGATGCGTTACTTCACGCCCAGCCCGGTCCACCACCGCCTCGGCCTGGTCTGCCTCGGCGTCGGCCTCCAGCACGGCGCCCTGCCCACCGTCGGCCCGCGCACCCTCGACCACCACGTCGCCGTCGTCGTCAGCGCCGGCAGCGGCTGGTACCGCGGCCCCGACGGCCGGCGCACCACCGTCACCGCCCCCGCGCTGATCTGGCTCACCCCCGGCGTCCCGCACCACTACTCCGCCGACCCCGGCGCCGGCTGGGACGAGGCCTTCGTCGACTTCGCCGGACCGGCCACCACCACCTACACCGAACTCGGCTACATCGAACCCGACCGCCCCGTCGTCCCCCTCTCCGACGCCGCCGGCGCACGCAGCGCCATCGGCCGGATCGCCAGGGCCGCCCGGCGCGGCAACCCGCTCCTGGAGGTCGAGACCGGCGCCGCCGTCCACGAACTCCTCGTCGCGCTGCGCCGCGCCCGCGCCGACACCAACGCCGAGGGCGACCCCGTCCTCACCGCCCTCGCCCGCGACGCCTTCCAGTCCCTGTCCGTCGCCGAACACGCCGCCCGGCACGGCATGACCCCCGCCGAGCTGCGCACCGCCGTCCGGCGCGCCGCCGGCTGTAGCCCCAAGGACTACCTGCTGACCATCCGGCTCGGCCGCGCCAAGGAACTCCTCGCCGCCACCGAACTGCCCGTCGCCGCCGTCGCCCGCCGGGTCGGCTACGACGACCCGGCGTACTTCTCCCGGCTGTTCACCCGAAGAGTGGGCACCGCGCCCGTCCGCTTCCGTGAGCAGCAGGGACGCGCCGTGCCCGGCGGCTGGAGCGACCGGATCCCGGATCCCGAACACCCTCCGACGATCGCCGGATGATCGGGCTAGGCTCGCTGCCCATGAGCGACATCGACGAATCCGTACGGGCCGAGCTGACCCGGCTGCGCGAGAGCATCGACAACATCGACGCGGCGGTCGTCCACATGCTCGCCGAGCGCTTCAAGTGCACGCAGCAGGTTGGCGTCCTCAAGGCCCAGCACCAGCTGCCGCCGGCCGACCCGGCGCGCGAGGCCCGGCAGATCACCCGGCTGCGGGAGCTCGCCGAGAGCGCCAAGCTCGACCCGGCGTTCGCGGAGAAGCTGCTGAACTTCATCATCGCCGAGGTCATCCGGCACCACGAGACCATCGCCGACACGGCGGAGGCATCCGCCGCCGGCACGGAGGGAACACGCTGATGGGACGCGTCACCGTCTTCACGCTCGGGGGGACCATCTCGGCACTGGGCGGTGACGCGAGCCGGCTGACCGGCGCCGAGGTCGTCGGCGGCGCCGGCGTCGACGTCGACGTCCGCGACTTCCGCCGCCTGCCCAGCTCGTCGCTGACCCTGGCGGACCTGCACGCACTGGCCGACGAGGTACGGGCGACGGTCGCCGCCGGATCGGGCGTCGTCGTGGTCCAGGGCACCGACACCCTGGAGGAGACCGCCTTCCTCCTCGACCTCCTGTGCGAGACGCGCGAGCCGATCGCGGTCACCGGCGCGATGCGCCGCCCCGACCTGCCCGGCGCGGACGGCCCCGCCAACATCGCCGCCGCGGTCGCGGTCGCCGCGGACCCGCGCTGCCGCGACCTCGGCGTACTCGTCGTCCTCGCCGACGAGATCCACGCAGCCCGGCACGTCCGCAAGACCCACACCACCTCCGTGGCCACCTTCGCCTCGCCCGGTGCCGGCCCCCTCGGACACGTCGTCGAGGGCGTCCCACGGCTTTTGCTGCGGCCCGCCGCCCCGGCCACGACCCGCCCGCTGACCCTCGACCCGGACGTACGGGTCGCCCTGGTCACCCTGTCCCTCGGCGACCGCGGCGAACTCCTCGACGCCGTCGACGACCGCTTCGACGGCCTCGTCGTCGCCGCCTTCGGCGCCGGCCACGTCCCGACCTGGCTCGTCGAGCCGCTGGAGGCACTCGCCACCCGCATCCCCGTCGTCCTGGCCTCCCGCACCGGAGCCGGCGCGACGCTCTCCCAGACCTACCGCGGCCCCGGCTCCGAGTACGACATGCTCCACCGCGGCCTCGTCCCGGCCGGCCCCCTCGACCCGGCCAAAGCCCGGCTGCTCCTCCAGGCGCTGCTCTCCAGCGGCGCCAAGGGACCCGCCGGCTACGACCGCCCCGGCATCACCGCCGCCTTCACCCACCTCACGGGCACGGGCCTTGCCTGAGCGCCTGACCGCGCCTCGGCCCGGGGGCGCGCGGCGCGACGACAGGGCGCGCGGACACCACCGGACGGGCGCCCGGACGCCGCACGCCCGCTCGCCCACAGCGGAACGCCCGCCGCCCCCTGCCCCGCCCGCCACCCATCAGGCAGCATGGGCCCATGTCCGTACTGACGCGCGACGAAGCGCAGACCCGTGCCCAGCTCCTCGACGTCCACCACTACGCCGTGGAGCTCGACCTCACCACCGGAGACGACACCTTCGACTCCACCACCCTGATCCGGTTCAGCGCCCGCACCCCCGGGGACACCTTCGTCGAGCTGAAGCCGGTCACCCTGCGCTCCGCCACCCTCGACGGCACCCCGCTCGACCCCGAGGCCCTGACGGAGAACCGGCTGCCCCTCACCGGGCTCACCGAGGGCGAGCACGAACTGCGGATCGACGCGTCGATGCGGTACTCCCGCACCGGCGAGGGCATGCACCGCTTCACGGACCCCACCGACGGCGAGACCTACGTCTACACCCAGCTGTTCATGGAGGACGTGCAGCGCGTCTTCGCCGCCTTCGACCAGCCCGACCTCAAGGCCGTCTTCGAGCTGACCGTCACGGCGCCCGACGGCTGGACCGTCCTCGCCAACAGCATCACCGAGCAGCAGGACGACGGCCGCTGGAAGGCCGCACCCACCCCGCTGCTCTCCACCTACTTCGTCGCCGTCGCCGCCGGCCCCTGGCACTCGGTGCGCACCGAACACGCCGGCCTGCCCTTCGGCATCCACTGCCGCCGCTCCCTCGCCCCGTACCTCGACGCGGACGCCGACGAGATCTTCGACGTCACCAAGGCGTGCTACGACCGCTACCACGAGAAGTTCGAGGAGCCGTACCCCTTCGACTCCTACGACCAGGCATTCGTGCCCGAGTTCAACGCCGGCGCCATGGAGAACCCCGGCCTGGTCACCTTCCGCGACGAATTCGTGTACCGCTCCGCCGTCACCGTCACCGAACGACAGACCCGCGCCATGGTCATCGCCCACGAGATGGCCCACATGTGGTTCGGCGACCTGGTCACCCTGCGCTGGTGGGACGACATCTGGCTGAACGAGTCCTTCGCCGAGTACATGGGCTTCCAGACCGTCAACGAAGCCTGCTCCGACCGCTTCCCCGACACCTGGGTCGACTTCGGCGTCACCCGCAAGGCCTGGGGCTACGACGCCGACCAGCGCCCCTCCACCCACCCCGTCGCCCCCGACCCCGAGGCCGTCCCCGACACCGCCTCCGCGCTCCTCAACTTCGACGGCATCTCCTACGCCAAGGGCGCCTCCGCGCTGCGCCAGCTGGTCGCCTGGATGGGGGAGAAGGACTTCCTCGCAGGCATCAACACCCACTTCAAGCGCCACAAGTTCGGCAACGCCACCCTCGCCGACTTCATCGACAGCCTCGCCTCCGCCACCGACCGCGACGTCCACGGCTGGGCCGAGCAGTGGCTGCGCACGACGGGCGTGGACCGGCTGCGGCCCGTCGTCGGGGACGGCGACGAGAAGAAGTACTGGCACCTCACCGTCGACCAGGACGGCGACCGCCCGCACCGCATCGCGGTCGGCGCGTACGACCGCGACGGCAGCCGGCTCGTCCTGCGCGAACAGTTCGAGATCGACGTCCCGCAGGGCGACTCCGTCGCCGTACGCGCCGGACGCCGCCCCGACCTCGTCGTCCTCAACGAAGGCGACCTCACGTACGCCAAGGTCCGCTTCGACGAGACGTCCGAGGAGGCGGCCCTGCGCGGCCTCTCCCGCATCCCCGACGGCCTCACCCGCGCCGTCGTCTGGAACACCCTGCGCGACATGGTCCGCGACGGCGAACTCGAGCCCGCCGCCTACCTGGAGACCGCCCTCGCCCACCTGCCCGAGGAGACCGAACTCGCCGTCGTCCAGGGCGTCCTGGGCTTCGCCCGCACCCAGGTCGCCGACCGCTACACCGCCCCCGAGGACCGTCCCGCCGCACTCGCCACGATCACCGAGATCGCCCGCGACCTGCTGCGCCGCACCGAGGACGGCGACTCCCCGGGCCTGCGCCTGACGGCCGTCCGCACCTTCATCGACAGCGCCACCACCCCCGACAAGATCGCCTCCTGGCTCGACGAGGGCACCGTCCACGGCGGCCCGGAACTCGACCCCGAACTCCGCTGGCGCATCCTCGCCAGGCTCGCCGTCCTCGGCGCGACCGACGAGGCCGCCATCGAGGCCGAACTCGCCCGCGACCCCTCCGCCTCCGGCCAGGAGGGCGCGGCCCGCTGCCGCGCCGCCCTGCCGACGGCCGAGGCCAAGGCGGCGGCCTGGTCGGCGATGTTCGAGACGGACGACCTCTCGAACTACCTCTTCACCGCCACCGCCCAGGGCTTCTGGCAGCCGGAACAGTCCACCCTCGTCCAGGACTACGTCCCCCGCTTCTACGCGGACGCCCCCGCGATGGCCGCCCGCCGCAGCCCCGCCATGGCCGAAGCCGCCGGCCGCTACGCCTTCCCCGCGTACGCGATCGACGCGCACTCCCTGGCGACGGGCCAGGAGCACCTGACCGACCCGGACCTCACCCCGGCCCTCCACCGCAAGCTCGTCGACCAGCTCGACGACCTGGCAAGGGCACTGCGGGTCCGCGAGGCCTGAGCACGTACCGTCCAGGGACCGGCCGACGCCGCGTCGGCCGGTCCCTGCAGGTCAGCGGCCTGGTCGCCCCGGATAGTATTTCCAGGAGTCTCCGATGTCCCAACCATGTCGCCGGAAGGCGGCACGTGTGATGTCCTCCAGCGGAGTGAACCCCGGGAGGTCCTTCGGGGCATAGTGGCCGGAGAAATTGTCGACCTCGATGATCCTGCCGCTTGTATCGACAACGAATCGCCCTGCCATGATCACCCCTTGATTCTCACCCAGGGACACGTGTCCGGCAGTGGGGTTGAGGGCCTTCATCACTTCGTCGTGTATGGCGCGCACGGAACCGTCCGGGCGAACGATGAAGGTGTAATAGCCCGGCGCAAGGCGTGACCCTGGCGGAATCCCCGCATCTGCCGGAAGAGGTCCCTGGAAATCGTGCGAGACGTCCTCACGGTACGGCTCCCAGACCTTGTCCTCGCAATTGTTGTTGTGAACGAGAACGGGCGTGGCCCCCGCCAGCACGTAGTACGTGTGGATCTCGTCCACCGTGAGGTCGTACGTCGTCTGCCGCTGCGTGTAGTGGCGGACCGCCGTCACCGGCACGGTCCGGCCCTCCGGCGTACGCAGCCCGGCGCCGGCCACGATGTCGCCGGCGTCCGCCCAGCGGCGCAGGTCGGTGAGCCAGAACGGGTGCGTGTCGGTGGCGGTCAACTGCTGCGTGCGGCCGCCCGAGAGGACGGTCAGGACGGTGAAGTGCTTGTCGTCCGTGGTCCTGATGGTCCGCGTGACCGGGCGTACCGCGGTACGGCCCGTCAGGGGGTTGGTGGCGACCACGCGGTCGCCGAGGCGCACGCTCTCGATGGGACGGCGGCTGCCGTCACCGAACAGCACCGGTGTGCGGGCCAGGAAGCTGTGGGGCTGCGGGCACTTCTCCGGCTCTTCCTCCTCCTCGTCCGGCTTCTTCGGCGGCTTCTTCGGGTCCTCGGGCTTCGGCTTGGCCGCGTTCTCGGCGTCGAGCTTCGCCTTCGCGGTGTTGAAGGTGTCCTCGGCGTTCTTGACCTTGCCGCGCGCGTCGATGGCGCTGCCGATCCTGCCCTTCAGGTCCCAGGCCAGCCCCACGACCTTCTTGATCTTGCCCGCGGCCTTCTCCCAGTCCCACGGCTTCCAGTACTTCTTCGCGAACTTCCCCGCCGCGCCGCCGCCGATCAGACCGGTCAGCACATCGAGGGCGGCCTGCCCGCAGGTCGCGAGGTCCATCGTCATGACGCACTCGAAGGGGTTCTTCAGCCCCAGCTCGTCCGCGAGGATCTCGGCGAGCTCCTTGGCGATCGCCTTCGCCTTCTCGTCGCTGGTGCGCTGCTCGGTCCTGGCGAGGTCCAGCGCCTGCTGCGCCGCCTCGAAGTCGAGCTGGGCCTGCGTCTTCGCCGGCGGCGCCGGAGGCTCGGCGGGCGGTGGCGCGTCGCCGTCCGGGGCATCACCCGCGGCCGGGGCCCCTTCCTGAGCCACCGGCCCCCCGTCGAGGTCACCGCTCTCGCAGCTGCCGCCGAACAGGCACGAGACCTGAGTGACGAACTTGTCGGCGAGGGCCGGTCCGACCCCGGTCGCCACCAGCGAGCCGATGATCGCGGCGACGACCATGATCAGCGCCACGTACTCCAACGCGCCCTGACCCGACTGACCATGACCCCCGCGATGGGCCCGAAGGCCCAACAGCCGGGCCCGTGTGCGCGGAACACTCCGAATGCTCGACAGGCCTGTGCGCACTGACCGGGCCTGACAGCTGCGTCTTATGGGCATGTCACTCAAAGTAGTGACGGATCGTCAGATCGGCATGAGCCCGGAGACCCACCCCAGGGCCCAAACACGACAAGGCCCCCCGCGACCACGGACCCCGCACCCTGGCAAGACCCTGTCCCCCGTTCGGGTTACGTGATCGCGGTCACCGGACACGCCCCGCACAGCCCGGCACCCTGTCGTCCATGCGTGCCGCACCCCCGCCCCCGCCCCTCGCCGGAGGAACCTCCGGCCCGGACGCCCTGCGCCCACTCCTCGACACCGTCCTCGACGCCCTCCGCTCCGGCGCCGCCGAGCGCGGCGGCCCACTGCCCGGCGGGGGCCCGGACACCGTCGCCCGGCGCGTACACGACCGACTCGGCGACGCACTCCCCGAAGCCGGCGACGGAGCAGGCGAGGCACTACGACTCGTCGCCCACACCCTCGCCGCAGGCGCCGCCGACCCCGCCGACCCCCTGTGCGCCGCCCACCTCCACACCCCGCCCCTCGCACTCGCCGTCGCCGCCGACCTCGCCGCCTCCGCGCTCAACCCCTCCATGGACTCCTGGGACCAGGCCCCCGCCGCCTCCGCCCTCGAAACCCTCGTCACCACCGCCCTCGCCGCCCAGGTCTACCCCGACGCGCCCCGCCCCGACGCGCTCGTCACCACCGGCGGTACCGAATCCAACCAACTCGCCCTGCTCCTCGCCCGCGAACGCCACGGATCCGTCCGCGCCGTCGTCGGCGCCAACGCCCACCACTCCTTCCACCGCGCCGCCTGGCTCCTCGGCCTCCCCGAACCCGTCGTCGTCCCCACCCCCAACGGCACCATCGACCCCGTCGCCCTCGACGAAGCACTCACCGACCTGACCGGCCCCCTCCTCGTCGCCGCCACCGCCGGAACCACCGACACCGGCAGCATCGACCCCCTCCCCGAGATCGCCGACCTGTGCACAGCACACGGCGCCGAACTCCACATCGACGCCGCCTACGGCGGCCCACTCCTGTTCAGCGACACCCACCGCACCCTCCTCACCGGCCTCGACCGCGCCCGCACCGTCACCATCGACCTGCACAAACTCGGCTGGCAACCCGCCGCCGCCGGCCTCCTCGCCGTCCGCGACACCACCGACCTCGCCCCCCTCGCCCACACCGCCGACTACCTCAACGCCGACGACGACACCGACGCCGGCCTGCCCGACCTCCTCGGCCGCTCCCTGCGCACCACCCGCCGCCCCGACATCGTCAAGACCGCCGTCACCCTCCGCGCCCTCGGCCGCACCGGCCTCGGCGACCTCGTCGACACCTGCCGCGACCTCGCCGAACACCTCGCCGACCTCGTCGACAAGACCCCCGGCCTCGAACTCCACGAACGGCCCCCGCTCACCACCGTCCTGTTCCGGCCCACCCACGCCACCGACGACACCGTCGCCGCGATCCGCCGCACCCTCCTCACCCACGGCCACGCCGTCCTCGGCCGCGCTCACGCCGACGGCCGCCTCTGGCTCAAAGCCACCCTGCTCAACCCCCACACCACCCCCGACGACCTGCACCAGATCATCACCCTCGTGGAAGGCAGCACCGACCGATGACCGGCAGCACCCCCCGGAACGACCACGATCACCCCCACGACCTCGTGGGCATCGGCATCGGCCCGTTCAACCTCTCCCTCGCCGCCCTCGCCCACGGCGTCCCCGGCGGCCTCGCCACCGCCTTCTACGAACAACGCCCCGCCTTCCACTGGCACCCCGGACTCCTCATCGACGGCGCCACCCTCCAAGTCCCCTTCCTCGCCGACCTGGTCACCCTCGCCGACCCCGCCAGCCCCTGGACCTTCCTCAACTACCTCCGCTCACTCGACCGCCTCTACCCCTTCTACTTCTCCGAGACCTTCCACATCCAACGCGCCGAATACGACGCCTACTGCCGCTGGGTCTCCGACCACCTCCCCGGACTCCACTTCGGCCACCAGGTCGACTCCGTCCGCTGGAGCCCCGAACGCGCCCTCTTCGAAGTCGACTTCACCCAGATCGACACCCACGGCGCAGCAGAAGCCCTCGGCCGCGCCTACGCCCGCAACGTCGTCCTCGGCGTCGGCACCGAACCGTACGTCCCCGAACCCCTCCGCCCCCTCGCCGACGCCCCCGGCGTCCCCGTCCACCACTCCGCCGACTACCTCGCCCACCGCGACCGCCTCATCACCGCCGACCACGTCACCATCGTCGGATCCGGCCAATCAGGCGCCGAGATCTTCCTCGACCTCCTCCGCGCCCGCCCCGCCGGCGCCGAACGACTCCACTGGCTCACCCGCACCGAAGCCCTCGCCCCCATGGAGTACTCCAAACTCGGCCTGGAACACTTCACCCCCGACTACACCCGCTACTTCCACGCCCTCCCCGAACCCGTCCGCAACGAACTCGTCCCCCGGCAATGGCAGCTCCACAAAGGCATCGACACCGACACCCTCGCCGCCATCCACGCCGAGCTCTACCGCCGCACCCTCCACGGCGGCTGGCCCGACGCCGTCATCACCCCCGGCGTCCGCGTCCGCACCGCCGGCCGCGTCGCCACCACCAAAGTCGAACTCCACCTCGAACACACCCAACAGGCCAGCCGCACCCGCCTCACCACCGACGCCGTCGTCCTCGCCACCGGCTACCGCGAACGCCCCGTCGACCGCATGCTCTCCGGCCTCGACCCCTACCTCCGCCACGACTCCACCGGCCGCCCCCGCATCGACCACGCCTACCGGCTCATCCTCGACGAATCCGTCACCGGCAACGTCTACGTCCAGAACGCCGAAAAACACACCCACGGCGTCGGCGCCCCCGACCTCGGCCTCGCCGCCTGGCGTAGCGCCACCATCCTCAACTCCCTCACCGGCAAAGAGCCCTACCCCCTGCCCCGCCGCACCGCCTTCACCAGCTTCGGCCTGGAACAGCAAGAGGCGCCACGCATCCCGGCCCAAGGCCCGGAGCTGACGCCCCTCACACAGGACTGACCGACTAGAACACCGGCACCCCGTCCCGGGTCAGCTTCCAGTCCACCGACGCGAACTGCCCCGGGTCGACCGTCCCCTTCGCCTTCACCCACTGAATGATCGTGTTCCGGATCTCATCCGAATTCGCCCACAACTGCTGCGCCTTCGCGACATGCGGGAACGCACCGCCACCACTCGCCCGGTAGTTGTTCACCGCCAGCACGAACTGCGCCGCCGGATCCAGAGGCCTCCCCTGGAAAGACAGGCCCACGATCCGCGAACCCGCCGGCTTCGCGATGTCGATCTCGTACGACAAACCCGACACCGCGTCATAGTTGTAATCCGGCGTCCCGTCCGCGTTCGTCAGCTTCGCCGTGTCCACCGGCGCACCCGCCGCCGTCCGCACGTAGTACCTCGCCGAGTACTCCAGGTACTCCCTCAGCTGCGCACCCGTCATCAGACGAGCCTCCAGCGTGTTCTCGAACGGGTACAGCCCCGCCGCATCCTTGATCGTCACCTCCCCGGACGGAATCCGCGCCGTCCGGGAGAAGCACGACGCCTGCGACAGCACCGGCAGCGCCGCGTACGCCCCACCCGCCAACGCCCCCCTCACCGTCTCCGCCTGGACATGGTTGATCAGATCGATGATCGGCTCGTCCTTCCACGGCGCCTCCGCCGTGGTCATCGCCGCCGTCGACGAACCGATCACCTGGTTCACGTACGCCACGACCTCGCTGTGCTCGTCACCGAGCAACTTCGTGATCGCCGGGTCCTCCGCCACCGTGTTGGAGTTCAGCACCTGCGCACCGACCTTCTCCACCACCCAGCGGCCCTTCTCCCACACCAGATCGAAGTCGAACAGCGTCAGCCGCTGCCCCCACTTCAACGGCTCGGACAGCACGACGTCCTTGCCCGTCTCCTTGTTCCTCACCCGGT
This sequence is a window from Streptomyces sp. HUAS YS2. Protein-coding genes within it:
- the pepN gene encoding aminopeptidase N, whose amino-acid sequence is MSVLTRDEAQTRAQLLDVHHYAVELDLTTGDDTFDSTTLIRFSARTPGDTFVELKPVTLRSATLDGTPLDPEALTENRLPLTGLTEGEHELRIDASMRYSRTGEGMHRFTDPTDGETYVYTQLFMEDVQRVFAAFDQPDLKAVFELTVTAPDGWTVLANSITEQQDDGRWKAAPTPLLSTYFVAVAAGPWHSVRTEHAGLPFGIHCRRSLAPYLDADADEIFDVTKACYDRYHEKFEEPYPFDSYDQAFVPEFNAGAMENPGLVTFRDEFVYRSAVTVTERQTRAMVIAHEMAHMWFGDLVTLRWWDDIWLNESFAEYMGFQTVNEACSDRFPDTWVDFGVTRKAWGYDADQRPSTHPVAPDPEAVPDTASALLNFDGISYAKGASALRQLVAWMGEKDFLAGINTHFKRHKFGNATLADFIDSLASATDRDVHGWAEQWLRTTGVDRLRPVVGDGDEKKYWHLTVDQDGDRPHRIAVGAYDRDGSRLVLREQFEIDVPQGDSVAVRAGRRPDLVVLNEGDLTYAKVRFDETSEEAALRGLSRIPDGLTRAVVWNTLRDMVRDGELEPAAYLETALAHLPEETELAVVQGVLGFARTQVADRYTAPEDRPAALATITEIARDLLRRTEDGDSPGLRLTAVRTFIDSATTPDKIASWLDEGTVHGGPELDPELRWRILARLAVLGATDEAAIEAELARDPSASGQEGAARCRAALPTAEAKAAAWSAMFETDDLSNYLFTATAQGFWQPEQSTLVQDYVPRFYADAPAMAARRSPAMAEAAGRYAFPAYAIDAHSLATGQEHLTDPDLTPALHRKLVDQLDDLARALRVREA
- a CDS encoding polymorphic toxin-type HINT domain-containing protein, which translates into the protein MALIMVVAAIIGSLVATGVGPALADKFVTQVSCLFGGSCESGDLDGGPVAQEGAPAAGDAPDGDAPPPAEPPAPPAKTQAQLDFEAAQQALDLARTEQRTSDEKAKAIAKELAEILADELGLKNPFECVMTMDLATCGQAALDVLTGLIGGGAAGKFAKKYWKPWDWEKAAGKIKKVVGLAWDLKGRIGSAIDARGKVKNAEDTFNTAKAKLDAENAAKPKPEDPKKPPKKPDEEEEEPEKCPQPHSFLARTPVLFGDGSRRPIESVRLGDRVVATNPLTGRTAVRPVTRTIRTTDDKHFTVLTVLSGGRTQQLTATDTHPFWLTDLRRWADAGDIVAGAGLRTPEGRTVPVTAVRHYTQRQTTYDLTVDEIHTYYVLAGATPVLVHNNNCEDKVWEPYREDVSHDFQGPLPADAGIPPGSRLAPGYYTFIVRPDGSVRAIHDEVMKALNPTAGHVSLGENQGVIMAGRFVVDTSGRIIEVDNFSGHYAPKDLPGFTPLEDITRAAFRRHGWDIGDSWKYYPGRPGR
- a CDS encoding pyridoxal phosphate-dependent decarboxylase family protein, translated to MRAAPPPPPLAGGTSGPDALRPLLDTVLDALRSGAAERGGPLPGGGPDTVARRVHDRLGDALPEAGDGAGEALRLVAHTLAAGAADPADPLCAAHLHTPPLALAVAADLAASALNPSMDSWDQAPAASALETLVTTALAAQVYPDAPRPDALVTTGGTESNQLALLLARERHGSVRAVVGANAHHSFHRAAWLLGLPEPVVVPTPNGTIDPVALDEALTDLTGPLLVAATAGTTDTGSIDPLPEIADLCTAHGAELHIDAAYGGPLLFSDTHRTLLTGLDRARTVTIDLHKLGWQPAAAGLLAVRDTTDLAPLAHTADYLNADDDTDAGLPDLLGRSLRTTRRPDIVKTAVTLRALGRTGLGDLVDTCRDLAEHLADLVDKTPGLELHERPPLTTVLFRPTHATDDTVAAIRRTLLTHGHAVLGRAHADGRLWLKATLLNPHTTPDDLHQIITLVEGSTDR
- a CDS encoding lysine N(6)-hydroxylase/L-ornithine N(5)-oxygenase family protein → MTGSTPRNDHDHPHDLVGIGIGPFNLSLAALAHGVPGGLATAFYEQRPAFHWHPGLLIDGATLQVPFLADLVTLADPASPWTFLNYLRSLDRLYPFYFSETFHIQRAEYDAYCRWVSDHLPGLHFGHQVDSVRWSPERALFEVDFTQIDTHGAAEALGRAYARNVVLGVGTEPYVPEPLRPLADAPGVPVHHSADYLAHRDRLITADHVTIVGSGQSGAEIFLDLLRARPAGAERLHWLTRTEALAPMEYSKLGLEHFTPDYTRYFHALPEPVRNELVPRQWQLHKGIDTDTLAAIHAELYRRTLHGGWPDAVITPGVRVRTAGRVATTKVELHLEHTQQASRTRLTTDAVVLATGYRERPVDRMLSGLDPYLRHDSTGRPRIDHAYRLILDESVTGNVYVQNAEKHTHGVGAPDLGLAAWRSATILNSLTGKEPYPLPRRTAFTSFGLEQQEAPRIPAQGPELTPLTQD